The Thermocrinis ruber genomic sequence ACCTTGAGCGTGGCGGATGAAGGGATAAAAAGGGGTTTAAAGGTTGTCTGCGTCAGCTCTGGGGGTAAGCTAAGGGAGGTTGCCCAAAGGGAAGGTTTAGACTTTGTGGAGGTTCCCTCTAACTATGCTCCACGCTACGCCTTTGGCTTTATGTTATCGGCGGTTATGAGCTTGTTTGGGAAAAAGGATCCCATAGAGAGAATAAGAAAGCACTTGGAAGAAAGCAAAGGAGAGATAAAGGAAACCGCTTACCGCATTGCCCAAGTTGTTCAGAATTACATTCCCATAGTTTATGGCACACCGCTAACGGAACCCATAGCCTTCCGATGGAAAACTCAGGTCAACGAAAACTCCAAGACCCTTTGCTACACCGCCACACTGCCCGAGCTCCATCACAATGAAGTTGTAGGGCTTGACAATCCAATAACAAGGAACCTCTGCCACTTTATTATCCTGTGGGATCCAGAGGACCATCCTAGAGTTAAAAGGAGGGTTCAAATCACAGAAGAACTCTTTAAAGAGTTGGGCTTGGCTCCCATAGTGCTACAAGGCAAGGGGGATACCTTAGAGGAGAGGCTTTTATATCTTGCTTACCTTGAAGATTGGGTTAGCTTCTATTTGGCAGAATTTTATGGCTATGATCCGCTACCCGTTAAGGTGATAGACCGAATAAAGGAAGCCTTAAATGAATGAACTAAATTGGATAATCTTTGGCTCTGTGGTCCTCCTTGCCCTGTTTTTGGACTTATTTGTTTTTCACAGACACCCTCATAAAATATCCGTAAAAGAATCCCTGATCCTGTCCGCCTTTTGGATCGGAGTTGGTCTTGCCTTTTCTGGCTATGTGTATTACACAAAGGGAACCCAAGCCTTTTTGGAATACATAACGGGCTATTCCCTGGAAAAAGCCTTAAGCTTGGACAACATATTCGTGTTCATTCTTATATTTTCCTACTTTAAAGTGCCTGAAAAGTTCAGACACAAGGTGCTCTTTTGGGGAGTTTTTGGGGCAATAGTCTTTAGGGCGATCTTTATCTTTGCGGGTGTTGAACTTATAAAGCTCTTTCACTGGGTAATTTACATCTTTGGTGTAATCCTCATAGTCTCCGCTGTAAAGCTTTTGATTACAGAGGAAAAAGAATTTCACCCAGAAGAAACACTGGTCTACAAAATAGCCAAAAGGCTCATACCTTTAAAACCTAACTACAAGGATGGAAAATTCTTTGTAAGAGAGGGCAAAAAGCTTTATGCTACACCACTGTTTTTGTCCCTTCTCTTTGTGGAAAGCTCAGACATTATGTTCGCCATTGACTCGGTGCCCGCCATACTTGCCATCTCCAGGGATCCTTTCATAGTTTATACTTCCAACATCTTTGCCATATTGGGGCTCAGGTCCCTTTATTTTGCCGCAGATGCCATCTTGCCACTCTTTCACTTTTTACACTATGGGCTTTCGTTCATCTTAGCTTTCATTGGCGTGAAAATGCTGATCTCAGAGTTTTATAAAATACCGGTTTTTGTGTCTTTGCTTTTGATCTTCAGCGCCATATTCATCTCGGTGGTGGCGTCTTTGTTAGTTAAGAAGAAGCCTTCTCAACCATAACCTTTTGCACCCTTTTTTCATCTGCTTGAACCACTTTGAACATAACACCCTGGATGTTCGTCTGCTCTCCCTTTTTGGGGATTCGTTTCAGATGATAGATCAAAAGTCCCGCTACGGTGGAGTAAGGTCCCTTGGGAATCTCTACGCCCAAAAGCCTTTCAAGGTCCTCTATCTGAAAGCGCCCGTCTACGATCCACTTATCCTTTTCTATCTCTACGACCCGATCCTCTTCCAGCTCCTCCCGACCCAAGCCTCCCATAAAGAAGGAAGATAGGTCATCAACGGTAACAATGCCCAAAACCACTCCCAACTCATCTACCACTATTCCCATACCCTCCTTGGTGCTTTTAAAGGTCTCAAGGGCTTCTTGCAAAGACGCAAACTCAGGAAAGACTGCAACCGGTCTAATAAAGTCCTTTATGCTGAGGTTCCTTCCATACCACTCCGCCAAATCAAACATGTCTACATATCCCACAATCTCATCCACCCTGCCCCTATAAACGGGCAGTTTTTTGTATCCGCTCCTCTTCATTTCTGCTATTGCCTGCTCTACGGTGGCGTTTTCACTGATCATGACCACCTGGTGGATGGGCTTTAACACCTCCGAAAGGTAAGTATCCCTTGCAGACAGTAGCTTTACCGCAAGCCTTAGCTCCTCTCCTTCCGCGAGTTCTTCTTTTATTGCCAACAGATCCCTTCGGGAAAGCTTTTCCTTAGATAACCCTTCTAATCTTTTGCCCAATTGTCGGCTCAAAATTCTAACCGCCTTAAGAATAGGCAAAAGAACCCTTTTTAGCTTGCTCAAAAACCAGAGGCTGGGCACCAAAACTTTTTCTGAGTGTTTGTGAAATAGACCCTTTGGAACAAATTCGCCAAAAATAAGAGTAAAGATCACAAGGGTGGCAGAAAAAAGTACCTCCAAACCAGATAAGAACTTAAAGGTCTCCGCCAAATTGAAGATTATCAGCGTGTAAAAGGTGGTGGCAAGAACTATGCTAACGGTGTATCCAAGCATTGTTAGGGTTATGTAGTCCTCTGGATTTTCGTAAAAATCCATCAAAAACTCATACTTGGTCTTTTTGTACAGGGCAAGAATTCTACTCCTGTCTGTCTTTACGAGGGCGATCTCTGAACCAGAAAAAATACCTTCCAATATAACAAAGAAAACCACTGCAACTAAAAGCCCTAAGATTTCCATCCTACTACCACCCTATCCTGCCCTGAGTAATCTTTGAAAATTTTAGGGGAATAATCCTTAAGTAGTTCTTGGACTATCTGCCCTTGGTCATGCCCTATTTCCAAAACAAAAAAGCCGTTTTCTTTGAGAAAATCTCCCACCTGCTGGGCAAATCTTTCGTAGAACTCCCAACCCTTTTTGCCACCTATTAGGGCATCTTTA encodes the following:
- a CDS encoding TerC family protein → MNELNWIIFGSVVLLALFLDLFVFHRHPHKISVKESLILSAFWIGVGLAFSGYVYYTKGTQAFLEYITGYSLEKALSLDNIFVFILIFSYFKVPEKFRHKVLFWGVFGAIVFRAIFIFAGVELIKLFHWVIYIFGVILIVSAVKLLITEEKEFHPEETLVYKIAKRLIPLKPNYKDGKFFVREGKKLYATPLFLSLLFVESSDIMFAIDSVPAILAISRDPFIVYTSNIFAILGLRSLYFAADAILPLFHFLHYGLSFILAFIGVKMLISEFYKIPVFVSLLLIFSAIFISVVASLLVKKKPSQP
- a CDS encoding bifunctional phosphoglucose/phosphomannose isomerase, producing MKAQEWIERLPEQFVVYEITTISPNDYRGIVFTGMGGSGIVGDVLKLFLEKDGVRVPVLSLRGYELPPYVREGWLLVAISYSGNTEETLSVADEGIKRGLKVVCVSSGGKLREVAQREGLDFVEVPSNYAPRYAFGFMLSAVMSLFGKKDPIERIRKHLEESKGEIKETAYRIAQVVQNYIPIVYGTPLTEPIAFRWKTQVNENSKTLCYTATLPELHHNEVVGLDNPITRNLCHFIILWDPEDHPRVKRRVQITEELFKELGLAPIVLQGKGDTLEERLLYLAYLEDWVSFYLAEFYGYDPLPVKVIDRIKEALNE
- a CDS encoding hemolysin family protein, with product MEILGLLVAVVFFVILEGIFSGSEIALVKTDRSRILALYKKTKYEFLMDFYENPEDYITLTMLGYTVSIVLATTFYTLIIFNLAETFKFLSGLEVLFSATLVIFTLIFGEFVPKGLFHKHSEKVLVPSLWFLSKLKRVLLPILKAVRILSRQLGKRLEGLSKEKLSRRDLLAIKEELAEGEELRLAVKLLSARDTYLSEVLKPIHQVVMISENATVEQAIAEMKRSGYKKLPVYRGRVDEIVGYVDMFDLAEWYGRNLSIKDFIRPVAVFPEFASLQEALETFKSTKEGMGIVVDELGVVLGIVTVDDLSSFFMGGLGREELEEDRVVEIEKDKWIVDGRFQIEDLERLLGVEIPKGPYSTVAGLLIYHLKRIPKKGEQTNIQGVMFKVVQADEKRVQKVMVEKASS